The following is a genomic window from Sphingomonas sinipercae.
TCGCCGCCTCTCGCTGTGTGGCATGATCGAAGCCCTGTCGGCGGTCGCCGGAAAGCCTGTTTCACGTGAAACACTCAATTCCTTGCGCGCCTACGAGGACATCCTCCGTAGCGAAGCGGGACGCCAGAACCTCGTGTCGGCGACCACGCTCGATTCCTTATGGACCCGTCATATTCTGGACTCGGCCCAGCTTGTCGCACTTGAGCCGGCGCCGGGCGCGTCCTGGGTGGATATCGGCTCGGGAGCGGGCCTCCCGGGAATCGTCATTGCCCTTCTGGTCGACGGCCACATGACCCTGGTCGAGCCGCGGCGGTTGCGCGCCGACTTCCTCAAACATGCCGTCGCCGAATTGCGACTCG
Proteins encoded in this region:
- the rsmG gene encoding 16S rRNA (guanine(527)-N(7))-methyltransferase RsmG, producing MIEALSAVAGKPVSRETLNSLRAYEDILRSEAGRQNLVSATTLDSLWTRHILDSAQLVALEPAPGASWVDIGSGAGLPGIVIALLVDGHMTLVEPRRLRADFLKHAVAELRLGDRVTVVQAKAQGVAGRFDTITGRAVAPLDQFLSLSTHLSTKNTRWVLPKGRSAESELAEAGTRWQCEAESVPSRTDPDARILLLRNVKPRGRA